The following are encoded in a window of Pseudomonas sp. St316 genomic DNA:
- a CDS encoding CS1 type fimbrial major subunit yields MLKKMMTVMALGVAVLSPSWALAADDARSSIHITANIPNKQFHVQPRNPDFGRDEVMHYNPVQNQLSSLHQTFDVKHTDGSIHAYIQEGRAILSNGWDLIPLSVTFNGVYLNGVPQEVVDDASSTPGTQAEMVIRSNAMSVDRHPGLYTGQFTVIYDAVPRVSL; encoded by the coding sequence ATGTTAAAAAAAATGATGACCGTTATGGCCTTGGGCGTTGCGGTCCTGAGTCCTTCATGGGCGTTGGCGGCTGATGATGCACGCTCATCCATCCATATCACCGCGAACATTCCAAACAAGCAATTTCATGTACAGCCCCGCAACCCGGACTTTGGCAGGGACGAGGTGATGCATTACAACCCTGTGCAGAATCAATTGAGCTCTTTGCACCAGACCTTTGATGTGAAGCACACCGATGGCTCGATCCATGCCTACATTCAGGAGGGCAGGGCCATTCTGAGCAATGGCTGGGATCTCATCCCCCTGAGCGTGACGTTCAACGGCGTCTATCTCAATGGCGTGCCTCAAGAAGTCGTCGACGATGCCTCGTCCACGCCAGGTACCCAGGCCGAGATGGTCATTCGTTCCAACGCCATGTCGGTCGACCGCCACCCAGGCTTGTACACCGGCCAATTCACCGTGATTTATGACGCGGTGCCTAGGGTCAGCCTGTAA
- a CDS encoding CS1 type fimbrial major subunit has translation MLKQFVSGTALVAAALSSSAAFAVDDARSSIHITANIPTEQFHVLPRDPNFGKDEVMSYNTVSGTLTSLRQTFDVKNTNGSVHAYIEGGPASLYNGRDAIALTTKFNGITLSALPQEVVDDATSTPGTQADMTIVAAKPLDTQNGLYTTDMTVIFDAVPRP, from the coding sequence ATGCTCAAACAATTCGTATCCGGTACTGCTCTGGTCGCTGCTGCCCTGAGTTCTTCGGCGGCGTTCGCCGTCGACGATGCTCGCTCCTCGATCCACATCACTGCGAACATTCCGACCGAGCAATTCCATGTGCTGCCACGTGACCCGAACTTCGGTAAAGACGAGGTCATGAGCTACAACACGGTCAGCGGCACCTTGACTTCGTTGCGCCAGACCTTCGACGTGAAGAACACCAACGGTTCGGTCCACGCCTACATCGAGGGTGGCCCGGCATCGCTTTACAACGGTCGTGATGCCATTGCCCTGACCACCAAGTTCAACGGCATCACCCTGTCCGCCCTGCCTCAGGAAGTGGTGGATGATGCAACCTCCACTCCAGGTACCCAGGCTGACATGACCATCGTCGCGGCCAAGCCACTGGACACCCAGAACGGCCTGTACACCACCGACATGACCGTGATCTTCGACGCCGTGCCGCGCCCGTGA
- a CDS encoding CS1 type fimbrial major subunit — protein sequence MQTVPSSPQYGDSALRLLIRRTNMYKTIMFVTAMVVAALNPSWVLAVDDAHAAIHITANIPNKQFHVVPRDPDFGKNEVMHFDPVTRKLSPVRQLFDVKHTDGSVHAYVERTPVLYGKYLIPLLVAFNNVYLYESPQEVVDDATSTPGMTAEMLIYTPFPVSSKHTGLYVGDITVIFDAVPRVTL from the coding sequence GTGCAGACCGTTCCCTCTAGCCCGCAGTACGGGGATTCTGCACTTCGTTTATTAATCAGAAGAACAAATATGTATAAAACAATAATGTTCGTAACGGCTATGGTCGTTGCAGCACTGAACCCTTCGTGGGTATTGGCAGTTGATGATGCGCACGCAGCCATCCATATCACCGCGAATATTCCGAACAAGCAATTTCATGTAGTGCCACGGGATCCGGACTTCGGTAAGAACGAGGTCATGCATTTCGATCCTGTAACTAGAAAATTGTCCCCTGTGCGCCAGCTCTTCGATGTGAAGCACACCGATGGTTCGGTTCATGCTTACGTTGAAAGGACTCCCGTGCTGTATGGCAAATATCTGATACCCCTCCTCGTCGCGTTCAACAACGTCTATCTGTACGAATCGCCGCAGGAAGTGGTGGACGACGCCACGTCCACACCGGGTATGACGGCTGAGATGCTCATCTACACGCCGTTCCCGGTCTCTTCCAAACATACAGGTTTGTACGTTGGAGATATCACCGTGATCTTCGATGCGGTCCCTAGGGTGACCCTGTAA
- a CDS encoding transglycosylase domain-containing protein, translating to MGALWQTDSNEPVVPAERMEEAPLPQKKRRVRHGWRAFWLLLLIIIVVVGLAVAKEMRTSQFQAREISKYATSLSYAVQPGPSDAIVYPGAGPFDRRLGYSALGEFLPRLLKRDYVIQGQARFSPALMGYVEKGLFVPYAEKIQAGLTITDCRAAPVYQFKYPQQLYASFDAIPPVVVQSLLFIENRFLLDPKQPLANPAVDWPRFGMAAWSQVAKLFSLPGQSAGGSTLATQLEKYRHSPEGLTVSGGEKIRQMISASVRAYQAGPQTLEARQRIIRDYLNSVPLSAVPGHGEVHGMAEGLRVWYGADFNRANERLFSAANDPKSLAEKGLALREMLSLMIAQRRPSHYLSKGHDELARLTDSHIRLLVQNGVIDAALSEAALASQVSYRDWVQDPTVQPNETNKGISAARSRLATLLNRPLYDLDRLDLSATSTLQSDLQAQATDYLKRLADPAFATEIGLMGERLLTPTSTTQVRYSFTLLELTPDGSRVRVQTDSTDQPFDINEGSKLELGSTAKLRVLTTYLQIIAELHERYAQQTPAALKKVDIAEPDRLSRWAVDYLIQNTDHSLPKMLEAALDRTYSASPGEAFFTGGGLHTFHNFRSEDNGRNPTLRDALRESINLPFIRLMRDLVRYATYAGPNNSSELLKDDQDPRRQEYLAQFADREGTSFLLRFWKKYQKKDTSQRLETFLDGMRPTAIRLAAVHRYFFPGDSQESFNLFVRSHLKSVKNPEKLTDERLERLYQSYGPGAYDLPDQGFIAKVHPLDLWLMGYLLNNPDAKFSQIVKASQFERQEVYSWLFKSKHKSARDGRIRTMLEIEAFLDIHQRWQKVGYPFDHLVPSLATAIGSSGDRPAALAELVGTILNDGIRQPALRVDSLDFAVGTPYETRLLNDPDNGKRVMPAEVAQALRGALSQVVDAGTAKRVAGSFKLADGTPLAMGGKTGTGDNRIEAIGAGGRVISSKAINRTATFVFYIGDSHFGTLTAFVPGASAQNFKFTSALPVQVLKGMAPILSPYLQPGSHTQCKPLVARQ from the coding sequence ATGGGCGCTTTGTGGCAAACCGATTCGAATGAACCTGTGGTCCCAGCTGAACGTATGGAAGAAGCGCCTTTACCTCAAAAAAAACGCCGCGTACGGCATGGCTGGCGGGCATTCTGGTTGTTGCTGCTGATTATCATCGTGGTGGTCGGCCTGGCGGTGGCCAAGGAGATGCGCACCTCCCAGTTTCAGGCCCGGGAGATCAGCAAGTACGCCACGTCCCTGAGCTATGCGGTGCAGCCGGGGCCCAGCGATGCCATCGTCTACCCGGGTGCAGGCCCGTTCGACCGGCGCTTGGGCTACAGCGCGCTGGGGGAGTTCCTGCCGCGCCTGCTCAAGCGCGACTACGTGATCCAGGGCCAGGCGCGGTTCTCCCCGGCCCTGATGGGCTACGTCGAAAAAGGCCTGTTCGTGCCCTATGCGGAAAAGATCCAGGCCGGGCTGACCATCACCGATTGCCGCGCGGCGCCGGTCTATCAGTTCAAGTACCCGCAGCAGTTGTACGCCAGTTTCGACGCGATCCCGCCGGTGGTGGTGCAAAGCCTGCTGTTCATCGAGAACCGTTTCCTGCTCGACCCCAAGCAACCCTTGGCGAACCCGGCAGTGGACTGGCCGCGCTTCGGCATGGCGGCGTGGTCGCAGGTGGCCAAGTTGTTTAGCCTGCCGGGGCAGTCCGCCGGCGGCAGTACCCTGGCGACACAGCTGGAAAAATACCGGCACTCTCCCGAGGGCCTCACCGTGTCGGGCGGGGAAAAAATTCGCCAGATGATCTCCGCCAGCGTGCGGGCCTATCAGGCCGGCCCGCAGACGCTCGAAGCCCGGCAGCGGATCATCCGCGACTACCTCAACAGCGTGCCGCTCTCGGCTGTGCCGGGGCACGGTGAAGTCCATGGCATGGCGGAGGGCTTGCGGGTCTGGTACGGCGCCGATTTCAACCGGGCCAATGAACGCCTGTTCAGTGCCGCCAACGACCCCAAGAGCCTGGCGGAAAAAGGCTTGGCCCTGCGCGAAATGCTGTCGCTGATGATCGCCCAGCGCCGCCCGTCCCATTACCTGTCCAAGGGCCACGATGAGCTGGCGCGCCTGACCGACAGCCACATCCGGCTGTTGGTGCAGAACGGCGTGATCGATGCGGCGTTGTCCGAGGCGGCCCTGGCGAGCCAGGTCAGCTATCGCGACTGGGTCCAGGACCCGACCGTCCAGCCCAACGAAACCAACAAAGGCATCAGCGCCGCCCGCAGTCGCCTCGCCACCCTGCTCAATCGTCCGCTGTACGACCTCGATCGCCTCGACCTCTCCGCCACCAGCACCTTGCAAAGCGACTTGCAGGCCCAGGCCACCGACTACCTCAAGCGCTTGGCCGACCCGGCCTTCGCGACCGAGATCGGCCTGATGGGCGAACGCCTGCTGACCCCCACCAGCACCACCCAGGTGCGCTACAGCTTCACCCTGCTGGAACTGACTCCCGATGGCTCGCGCGTGCGGGTGCAGACCGACAGCACCGACCAGCCCTTCGACATCAACGAAGGCAGCAAGCTGGAACTGGGTTCCACCGCCAAGTTGCGGGTGCTCACCACGTATCTGCAGATCATCGCCGAGCTGCACGAGCGCTATGCCCAGCAAACCCCGGCGGCATTGAAGAAAGTCGACATCGCCGAGCCGGACCGCCTCTCGCGCTGGGCGGTCGACTACCTGATCCAGAACACCGACCACAGCCTGCCGAAGATGCTCGAAGCGGCGCTGGACCGCACGTACTCGGCCAGCCCCGGCGAGGCGTTCTTTACCGGCGGCGGGCTGCACACCTTCCACAACTTCCGCAGCGAAGACAACGGTCGCAACCCCACGCTGCGCGATGCCCTGCGCGAGTCGATCAACTTGCCCTTCATCCGCCTGATGCGCGACCTGGTGCGCTACGCCACCTATGCCGGCCCCAACAACAGTTCCGAGCTGCTCAAGGACGACCAGGATCCGCGCCGCCAGGAGTACCTGGCCCAGTTCGCCGACCGTGAAGGCACCTCGTTCCTGCTCAGGTTCTGGAAGAAGTACCAGAAAAAAGACACCAGCCAACGGCTAGAGACCTTCCTCGACGGCATGCGCCCCACCGCGATCCGCCTGGCGGCGGTGCACCGTTATTTCTTTCCCGGCGACAGCCAGGAGAGCTTCAACCTTTTCGTGCGCTCGCACCTCAAGTCGGTCAAGAACCCCGAGAAACTCACCGACGAACGCCTGGAACGGCTCTACCAGAGCTACGGCCCCGGCGCCTACGACCTGCCGGACCAAGGCTTCATCGCCAAGGTCCACCCGCTGGACCTGTGGCTGATGGGTTACCTGCTCAACAACCCCGACGCCAAGTTCAGCCAGATCGTCAAGGCCAGCCAGTTCGAGCGCCAGGAAGTCTACAGTTGGCTGTTCAAGAGCAAGCACAAGAGCGCCCGCGACGGTCGCATCCGTACCATGCTGGAGATCGAGGCGTTCCTGGATATTCACCAGCGCTGGCAGAAAGTCGGCTACCCGTTCGACCACCTGGTGCCGTCGCTCGCCACCGCCATCGGTAGCTCAGGCGACCGCCCCGCCGCGCTGGCGGAACTGGTGGGGACGATCCTCAACGACGGCATCCGGCAACCGGCGCTGCGGGTCGACAGCCTGGACTTTGCCGTCGGCACCCCCTATGAAACACGCCTTCTTAACGATCCGGATAACGGCAAGCGGGTGATGCCAGCCGAGGTGGCCCAGGCCCTGCGCGGTGCGCTGTCCCAGGTGGTGGATGCCGGCACCGCGAAACGCGTGGCCGGCAGTTTCAAACTGGCCGACGGTACGCCGCTGGCCATGGGCGGCAAGACCGGCACCGGCGACAACCGTATCGAAGCCATCGGTGCCGGGGGACGAGTGATCAGCTCCAAGGCCATCAACCGCACCGCCACTTTCGTGTTCTACATCGGCGACAGCCATTTCGGCACCCTCACCGCCTTCGTCCCGGGGGCTTCGGCGCAGAACTTCAAGTTCACCTCAGCCCTGCCGGTGCAAGTGCTCAAGGGGATGGCGCCGATTCTCTCGCCTTACTTGCAACCGGGGAGTCATACCCAGTGCAAGCCGTTGGTGGCACGGCAATGA
- a CDS encoding CS1 type fimbrial major subunit translates to MFKKILCATVLAAGALNTSLVFAADDALAPIHITANIPNKQFHVQPRNPDFGKDEYMYYNPVSYDLSSIRQTFDVKNTDGSVHAYLEGRSVLSNGTVLIPLRVLFNDVLLNEVPQEVVDDATSTPGTQVEMFIHANHWPIPRYPGLYTGNFTVIFDAVPRVTL, encoded by the coding sequence ATGTTTAAAAAAATACTCTGCGCGACAGTACTGGCTGCCGGTGCCTTGAATACCTCTTTGGTATTCGCTGCCGATGACGCACTGGCGCCAATTCATATTACTGCGAATATTCCTAATAAACAGTTTCATGTGCAGCCACGCAATCCGGATTTTGGTAAAGATGAATACATGTATTACAACCCGGTAAGTTACGATTTGAGCTCCATACGCCAGACCTTTGATGTGAAGAATACCGATGGCTCGGTTCATGCCTACCTTGAGGGACGCTCTGTTTTGTCTAATGGTACCGTGCTCATACCTCTGCGTGTCTTGTTCAACGACGTATTGTTGAACGAGGTGCCTCAAGAAGTAGTGGATGACGCCACATCCACGCCAGGGACCCAGGTGGAGATGTTCATCCATGCGAATCATTGGCCCATCCCTCGCTATCCTGGCCTGTACACCGGGAACTTCACTGTCATCTTCGATGCGGTACCCCGTGTAACCCTCTGA
- a CDS encoding CS1 type fimbrial major subunit, which yields MSKTLLPPLALTALMLPWVWAWGAVERETFELHVTIPTIDFYVLPLDPQLVQREQRLPFSTVTSELSPLRATYEVKNSNGAIGARLGEEAYLSNGRERIDLRVKFNDVELTLDSTQVVSALEARPGRQVPLEIAAIKPGDGYRTGDYYGTVHMVFDAIAP from the coding sequence ATGTCCAAGACACTGCTACCCCCGCTCGCGTTGACCGCCCTGATGCTGCCCTGGGTATGGGCCTGGGGCGCGGTCGAGCGGGAAACGTTCGAACTCCACGTGACCATCCCGACGATCGATTTTTATGTACTGCCCCTCGACCCGCAGTTGGTCCAGCGTGAGCAACGCTTGCCTTTCAGCACCGTCACCAGCGAGCTCAGCCCGCTGCGTGCCACCTACGAGGTGAAGAACAGCAACGGGGCCATCGGTGCGCGCCTGGGAGAGGAGGCTTATCTGTCCAATGGCCGTGAGCGTATCGACTTGAGGGTGAAGTTCAACGACGTCGAATTGACCCTGGACTCGACTCAGGTGGTGTCTGCTCTCGAAGCCCGGCCCGGACGCCAGGTGCCCCTGGAAATCGCCGCGATCAAGCCGGGTGACGGCTATAGGACCGGTGATTACTACGGCACGGTGCACATGGTGTTCGATGCCATTGCACCGTGA
- a CDS encoding CS1-pili formation C-terminal domain-containing protein has translation MFPMTPIAGALALFLCASALAAPTAPGTTPRSLLAQAKGLPAEFESHFFDVPLAVRVELNQQYLGEAMVVLTRDDRITLLEFNDTQDSPIKAVEREQWEQHLKQGQKLGACEGKCPSGLLAVHYSLENSLVSILTRDVERANEIKRYHDQPDGGSLGLIFNNQLNINGGQEQDTGGRYGLNASSSLGNWSQSMDLQLSRLGGPDDKLYHAVHELYTQRELEGSFLRLGYFTPSSDGLNRQIRSFGANPDTALGVMYGSSDSLVMENPKPSVYPIYVTASRQASVEIYRNGLLINTQAVSAGLQSLDTRPLPGGIYEVEVRLIEDGQTTATSQELVYKPNNWSNFEDRWRYNLFAGRETRLWSNWEDQPSGFTTAGVGFNYLLHPRVILGASTRQVQDKLQVGTSVDWTLASNTSLYANVYQTQQYGTGMDIQGLYSYGHGSVVASHNRSWLDTRNTYETLADGTRVRQRNVFVGQTSNSSLSVNHRLSNKTSINGRLAYSEGNVQGTGLDLGWTQRGKLRGSDANWRLSVFDRPGTSSTAERRNRGVDLSISVALGGPGEYWSGSIGTRTSRDGDRDHNASLTYRRDLQDHVLQSVSATALADTYGVGMSGIASFMTDSLYGDGFVQRSSYNDNLTGGLNLTSTVAVGGQKAAFTGLPQGRGAGMIVDVETDLDDVALRADDLTGGSTALRPGRNFVPITAYKNSMVTFDFDGVHPPAANIEPSRTRYHLNKGGVDYRKIQVMRTVTVLGRLVDEQGEPLRGHHVINHASRGVSEADGFFSMEMNASSPTLEVRYGSELFCRFRLDPDNADREGDVLMIGDLRCTPDSLADTTIPGADSAKQRS, from the coding sequence ATGTTTCCGATGACACCCATCGCGGGTGCCCTCGCGCTCTTTTTGTGCGCGAGTGCATTGGCTGCGCCGACTGCCCCCGGTACCACACCCAGAAGCCTGCTGGCCCAGGCCAAGGGGTTGCCGGCTGAGTTTGAATCGCACTTTTTCGATGTGCCTTTGGCGGTTCGTGTCGAACTCAATCAACAGTACCTCGGTGAAGCCATGGTGGTCTTGACCCGGGATGATCGTATTACCCTGCTCGAATTCAACGACACGCAGGACAGCCCGATAAAAGCTGTCGAGCGCGAGCAATGGGAGCAGCATCTCAAGCAAGGACAAAAGCTGGGCGCCTGTGAAGGCAAATGCCCGTCCGGACTGCTGGCTGTGCACTACAGTCTGGAAAACTCATTGGTGTCGATCCTGACCAGGGACGTGGAACGAGCCAACGAAATCAAGCGTTATCACGATCAGCCGGACGGCGGCAGCCTCGGCCTGATCTTCAACAACCAACTGAATATCAATGGCGGCCAGGAGCAGGACACGGGCGGGCGCTATGGCCTCAACGCCAGTTCCAGCCTCGGCAACTGGAGCCAGTCAATGGACCTCCAGCTTTCGCGCCTTGGCGGCCCGGACGACAAGCTGTACCACGCCGTCCATGAGCTTTACACCCAACGGGAGCTGGAAGGGAGTTTCTTGCGCCTGGGTTATTTCACCCCCAGTTCCGATGGCTTGAACCGTCAGATCCGTTCGTTCGGTGCCAACCCGGACACCGCCCTCGGCGTGATGTACGGCAGCTCCGACAGCCTGGTGATGGAAAATCCCAAGCCCAGTGTCTACCCCATTTACGTCACCGCCAGCCGTCAGGCTTCGGTGGAGATCTATCGTAACGGCCTGTTGATCAATACCCAGGCGGTCAGCGCCGGCTTGCAGAGCCTGGACACCCGGCCCTTGCCCGGCGGCATCTATGAAGTGGAAGTGCGGTTGATCGAGGACGGGCAAACCACCGCCACCAGCCAGGAGCTGGTCTACAAGCCCAATAATTGGAGCAATTTCGAGGACCGCTGGCGCTACAACCTGTTCGCCGGACGCGAAACCAGGCTGTGGAGCAATTGGGAAGACCAGCCCTCGGGTTTCACTACGGCAGGTGTGGGGTTCAACTACCTGCTGCATCCCCGGGTGATCCTCGGCGCCTCCACGCGCCAAGTGCAGGACAAACTGCAAGTGGGCACTTCGGTGGACTGGACGCTGGCCAGCAACACCAGCCTGTACGCCAACGTCTATCAGACCCAGCAGTACGGCACCGGCATGGACATCCAGGGTCTGTACAGCTACGGCCACGGCAGTGTCGTGGCGAGCCACAACCGCAGCTGGCTGGACACCCGCAACACCTATGAAACCCTGGCGGACGGCACCCGCGTTCGCCAGCGCAATGTGTTCGTCGGCCAGACCAGCAACTCTTCGTTGTCGGTCAACCATCGCTTGAGCAACAAGACCTCCATCAATGGACGGCTGGCCTACAGCGAAGGCAACGTCCAGGGCACGGGGCTGGACCTGGGCTGGACCCAGCGCGGCAAGCTGCGTGGCAGCGATGCCAACTGGCGGCTGTCGGTGTTTGACCGCCCCGGTACGTCGAGCACCGCCGAGCGGCGCAATCGCGGCGTCGACCTGAGCATCAGTGTCGCGTTGGGCGGGCCGGGCGAGTACTGGTCGGGCAGCATCGGTACCCGCACATCGCGGGACGGGGACCGGGACCACAATGCCTCGCTGACCTATCGCCGGGACCTGCAGGATCACGTGTTGCAAAGTGTCTCCGCGACCGCGCTGGCCGACACCTACGGCGTGGGCATGTCTGGCATCGCCAGTTTCATGACCGATTCGCTCTATGGCGATGGTTTCGTCCAGCGCTCTTCCTACAACGACAACCTGACCGGCGGCTTGAACCTGACCAGCACCGTCGCCGTGGGCGGCCAGAAAGCCGCCTTCACCGGCCTGCCCCAAGGGCGCGGCGCGGGGATGATCGTCGACGTGGAAACCGACCTGGACGATGTCGCCCTGCGCGCCGACGACTTGACCGGTGGCAGCACGGCATTGCGCCCGGGCCGTAACTTCGTCCCCATCACCGCCTACAAAAACAGCATGGTGACCTTCGACTTCGACGGCGTGCATCCGCCGGCGGCGAATATCGAGCCTTCACGCACCCGTTACCACCTGAACAAAGGGGGCGTGGACTACCGCAAGATCCAGGTGATGAGAACCGTGACCGTGCTCGGGCGCCTGGTGGACGAACAGGGCGAACCGCTCAGGGGCCATCACGTGATCAACCACGCCAGCCGCGGTGTCAGCGAGGCGGACGGGTTCTTCTCCATGGAAATGAATGCCAGCTCGCCCACCCTGGAGGTGCGCTACGGCAGCGAATTGTTCTGCCGCTTCCGCCTCGACCCGGACAACGCCGACCGCGAAGGCGATGTGTTGATGATCGGCGACTTGCGCTGCACGCCGGACAGCCTGGCCGATACGACGATTCCTGGGGCCGACAGTGCGAAACAGCGCTCGTGA
- a CDS encoding PadR family transcriptional regulator, with amino-acid sequence MTVPYSPHKREHDGFERLAGRERGSRGPRVFASGDLKLLALALIAEQPCHGYDLIRRIENMFDGAYSPSPGVIYPTLSFLETSAMVSCGVDDGKKCYSLTEAGRLSLEEQAEALDEVRTRIEISKRTLRGPDRPPEIHEAVYNLRHALQKHPGHWSPEEIRRVRDLLNDTAQAIIDGPDRPPVSESSQ; translated from the coding sequence ATGACCGTCCCTTATTCCCCCCACAAACGCGAACACGACGGTTTCGAACGCCTGGCCGGGCGCGAGCGTGGCAGTCGCGGCCCCCGGGTCTTTGCTTCCGGCGACCTGAAACTGCTGGCTTTGGCATTGATTGCCGAACAGCCTTGCCACGGCTATGACCTGATCCGCCGGATCGAGAACATGTTCGACGGCGCCTACAGCCCCAGCCCCGGCGTGATCTACCCGACCCTGTCGTTCCTGGAAACGAGTGCAATGGTCAGCTGCGGCGTCGACGATGGAAAAAAATGCTACAGCTTGACCGAGGCCGGACGTCTATCACTTGAGGAACAGGCCGAGGCGCTGGACGAGGTGCGCACGCGCATTGAAATCAGCAAGCGCACCTTGCGCGGCCCTGATCGGCCCCCGGAAATCCATGAAGCGGTGTATAACCTGCGGCATGCGCTGCAAAAGCACCCGGGCCACTGGAGCCCGGAAGAAATCCGGCGGGTGCGCGACCTGCTCAACGACACTGCTCAAGCCATTATCGACGGCCCTGACCGTCCACCCGTCTCGGAGTCAAGCCAATGA
- a CDS encoding molecular chaperone: MKHLLAWVGFLLFCGVAQAGPQIGVGVVYDYLDGDKSTYMKRVFNGGTSTAFVKVNILEIVYNEDGSYQEVPLQDQANATAKDGLMASPARLIVPANGMQGTRLLFMGNRDKERYFRVRFVPVVPEAEDEFAVSAEEREAYKKERVAAGVKVLAGYGTVFFVRPKNTRFETLVDDSANRYVVRNNGNSVVVIDEFKDCVVKKENDCRPTTKHHVMAGRTFSFDKEAGREYRFTLIEGGKSKAVEIKG, translated from the coding sequence ATGAAGCATCTATTGGCATGGGTTGGTTTTCTTCTGTTTTGCGGCGTGGCCCAGGCCGGGCCGCAGATTGGTGTCGGGGTGGTCTACGACTACCTCGACGGAGACAAAAGCACCTACATGAAGCGTGTGTTCAACGGGGGCACCTCCACGGCATTCGTCAAGGTCAACATTCTGGAGATTGTCTACAACGAAGATGGCAGCTACCAGGAAGTGCCCCTGCAGGACCAGGCCAATGCCACGGCCAAGGATGGCCTGATGGCCAGCCCGGCGCGCCTGATCGTGCCGGCCAACGGCATGCAGGGCACCCGGTTGCTGTTCATGGGCAACCGCGACAAGGAGCGTTACTTCCGAGTGCGTTTCGTGCCGGTGGTACCCGAAGCCGAGGATGAATTTGCCGTCAGCGCCGAGGAGCGCGAAGCCTACAAGAAAGAGCGCGTGGCGGCAGGGGTCAAGGTCCTGGCGGGCTACGGCACGGTGTTTTTCGTGCGGCCCAAGAACACCCGTTTCGAGACGCTCGTCGATGACAGCGCCAATCGTTACGTGGTGCGCAACAACGGCAACAGCGTCGTGGTGATCGATGAGTTCAAGGATTGCGTAGTGAAGAAAGAAAACGACTGCCGGCCGACCACCAAACACCACGTCATGGCCGGTCGCACGTTTTCGTTCGACAAGGAGGCGGGGCGTGAATATCGCTTCACGCTGATCGAGGGCGGCAAGAGCAAAGCCGTCGAGATCAAGGGTTGA
- a CDS encoding siderophore-interacting protein, with the protein MTEVDPNTIHRVTHEIKRRRLQVLRVQDLTPRMRRVTLGGPELAGFASLGTDDHVKLLFPQNAEEHAALENFSPSAGKTQGPMPEMRDYTPRRYDLDSLELDIDFVLHGDGPAATWAAQAAPGQYLNIAGPRGSMIVPDIFDSYLLIGDETALPAIARRLEGLTPNRRALVVVEVENGAEQQILHSPAQVHVIWVLREGRRDNLLTTVQHLEMPGGKLYAWVATESKVSRQIRKVLLEEKGLDPDFLKAVGYWKAEGSDED; encoded by the coding sequence ATGACCGAAGTCGATCCAAACACCATCCACCGCGTCACCCACGAGATCAAACGCCGTCGCCTGCAAGTGTTGCGGGTGCAAGACCTGACCCCACGCATGCGCCGCGTCACCCTCGGGGGGCCGGAACTGGCCGGGTTCGCCAGCCTGGGCACGGACGATCACGTCAAGCTGCTGTTCCCGCAGAACGCCGAGGAACACGCTGCCCTGGAAAACTTCAGCCCCAGCGCCGGCAAAACCCAGGGCCCGATGCCCGAGATGCGCGACTACACCCCGCGCCGTTATGACCTGGACAGCCTGGAGCTGGACATCGATTTCGTGCTCCACGGCGACGGCCCCGCCGCGACCTGGGCGGCCCAGGCAGCGCCCGGGCAATACCTCAACATCGCCGGGCCACGGGGCTCGATGATCGTGCCGGACATCTTCGACAGCTACCTGCTGATCGGCGACGAAACCGCCCTGCCCGCCATCGCCCGCCGCCTCGAAGGGCTGACGCCGAACCGCCGCGCCCTGGTGGTGGTGGAAGTGGAGAATGGCGCCGAGCAACAGATCCTCCACAGCCCGGCGCAGGTCCACGTGATCTGGGTCCTGCGCGAAGGCCGCCGGGACAACCTGCTGACCACCGTGCAACACCTGGAAATGCCCGGTGGCAAGCTATATGCCTGGGTCGCCACCGAGAGCAAGGTGTCGCGGCAGATTCGCAAGGTGTTGCTGGAGGAGAAAGGCTTGGACCCGGATTTCCTGAAGGCGGTGGGGTATTGGAAGGCAGAGGGCAGTGACGAAGATTGA